One Faecalispora anaeroviscerum genomic window carries:
- a CDS encoding cobalamin-independent methionine synthase II family protein, with the protein MSKKFQTVGSLLRPQKLLSYKHQIEQRDDITYPFYADLEGYEECEQEATQDVVNKQIQHGIEIITDGEYSKSMWHLDFVWGLRGISRYIAEHGYFFRDKDQIQKYETRRDIGLRITGPLSGRNHHFIQVFKKLVSIAGERETKLCVPSPSHIFGELSWSDNIGGKDSVYATTQELKEGLVQAYQEFVEEYAAAGGKILQFDDCLWEIFADDNPNSPYTGENIDQKTVRALAAEFIDINNTIIEFGHSLGLKIWTHNCRGNYDSRNMGGGSYIKIANLFLKQLKYDRFFLEWDDERAGSLEALAVFQDKPNTEIVLGLLSSKTNTLDDEARVVRFLDEASQIIPKDRLLLSHQCGFASCDCGNELTEDEQWAKIDQGQRIALQYWGE; encoded by the coding sequence ATGAGCAAGAAATTTCAAACTGTCGGCAGTTTACTTCGTCCCCAGAAGCTGCTGAGCTACAAACACCAGATTGAACAGCGTGACGATATTACTTACCCGTTCTATGCCGATTTGGAAGGGTATGAGGAATGCGAGCAGGAAGCAACTCAGGATGTAGTGAACAAGCAAATTCAACATGGGATTGAGATTATTACAGACGGTGAATACTCTAAGTCTATGTGGCATTTGGACTTTGTTTGGGGCTTGCGTGGCATCAGCCGATATATTGCGGAGCATGGCTACTTTTTCCGCGACAAGGATCAAATTCAAAAATACGAAACCCGCCGTGACATTGGCCTGCGTATTACCGGCCCTCTGAGTGGACGGAATCACCACTTCATTCAGGTTTTCAAAAAGCTGGTGTCGATCGCGGGCGAGAGAGAAACCAAGCTCTGTGTACCGTCGCCGTCGCATATCTTTGGGGAGCTTTCGTGGTCGGACAATATCGGCGGGAAAGATTCCGTCTATGCGACGACGCAGGAGTTAAAAGAGGGACTGGTTCAGGCCTACCAAGAGTTTGTTGAGGAATACGCCGCGGCGGGAGGCAAAATTCTGCAATTCGACGATTGCTTGTGGGAGATTTTTGCCGATGACAACCCCAATTCTCCGTATACGGGCGAAAATATCGACCAGAAAACGGTTCGTGCCTTGGCGGCGGAGTTTATCGACATCAACAACACAATCATTGAATTCGGCCACAGCCTCGGGCTGAAAATATGGACCCATAACTGCCGCGGCAATTACGATTCGCGCAATATGGGCGGTGGTTCGTACATCAAGATTGCCAATTTGTTTCTGAAACAACTTAAATACGACCGGTTTTTTTTGGAGTGGGACGATGAGAGAGCGGGTTCGCTGGAGGCGCTTGCAGTATTTCAGGACAAACCAAATACCGAAATCGTGCTTGGCCTGCTTTCAAGCAAAACAAATACCCTTGACGACGAGGCGCGCGTGGTCCGGTTTCTTGACGAAGCCTCTCAAATTATCCCGAAAGACCGCTTGCTCCTTTCACACCAGTGCGGCTTTGCCTCCTGCGACTGTGGCAATGAGCTGACCGAAGACGAGCAGTGGGCGAAGATTGACCAAGGGCAAAGAATCGCTCTGCAGTACTGGGGCGAATGA
- a CDS encoding glycoside hydrolase family 10 protein: MKQRSIWGRCLSVLMTASLLVLSGVSAGAQQSTAERTLMMDTRSYQMAPGNLYDVRVAVSGASVSQADVLVYSSRDSVAKVSRIAGTNKYRVTALREGVTYITSDVYGVHASVRVTVKKGMQQQGEANRAITVIGTVSSQAEMRAVWIPYMSLDMSSQADQSEAAFRKKFDALVAQAKSSGMNTLIVHVRPFGDSLYPSSYYPWSHLLTGTQGKSPGYDPLAYMVQATHQAGLKFHAWVNPLRISLKGLPKSFSSDNPAVQWKNDSSKQNWTMEWNGEWYYNPGITDVRDRIVSGVREIVQNYDVDGVQFDDYFYPTTATSLDSISYLASGTSLSVADWRRQNINTMVSQVYAAVKQTKSAVLFGISPQANLQNNRNMGADVATWGSRAGYVDYLCPQLYVNSSNAVMPFDATAVTWRKLVTNPSVKLYFGLALYKADSSMDGGTWLTPGSVMAYQIQKSRSLGSNGFMLYSAAFLENNQTASEMAQVKKLLSL, from the coding sequence ATGAAACAGCGATCGATATGGGGCAGATGCCTTTCCGTCCTGATGACCGCCAGCTTGCTGGTTCTGTCGGGTGTGTCTGCGGGGGCGCAACAAAGCACAGCGGAGCGCACGCTCATGATGGATACCAGAAGCTACCAGATGGCACCCGGTAACCTCTACGACGTCAGGGTGGCTGTAAGCGGCGCAAGTGTGAGCCAGGCGGATGTTCTGGTGTATTCCTCGCGCGATTCCGTGGCCAAGGTCAGCCGCATTGCCGGAACAAACAAATACCGTGTTACCGCGCTGAGGGAAGGGGTCACCTACATTACCTCGGATGTGTACGGAGTTCACGCTTCCGTTCGTGTTACGGTGAAAAAGGGTATGCAGCAGCAGGGCGAGGCCAACCGCGCCATCACTGTGATCGGTACGGTGTCTTCACAGGCCGAGATGCGCGCGGTGTGGATTCCATACATGAGCCTTGACATGAGCTCTCAGGCAGATCAAAGCGAGGCGGCCTTCCGCAAGAAATTTGATGCCCTTGTCGCACAGGCGAAAAGCAGCGGTATGAATACCCTGATTGTCCATGTGCGCCCGTTTGGGGATTCGCTGTACCCTTCCTCCTATTATCCCTGGTCGCACCTGCTGACCGGCACACAGGGAAAATCGCCGGGGTATGATCCGCTGGCCTACATGGTTCAGGCCACGCATCAGGCTGGGCTGAAATTCCACGCCTGGGTGAACCCGCTACGCATTTCCTTAAAAGGGTTGCCAAAGTCGTTTTCTTCCGATAATCCGGCGGTACAGTGGAAAAACGATTCATCAAAGCAGAACTGGACAATGGAATGGAACGGCGAGTGGTATTATAATCCCGGGATTACCGATGTACGCGACCGGATTGTATCCGGCGTGCGTGAAATCGTTCAAAATTACGACGTGGACGGCGTTCAGTTCGACGATTATTTTTATCCTACCACAGCCACTTCGCTAGACAGCATCTCGTATCTCGCCAGCGGAACGTCGCTGTCTGTGGCCGACTGGCGGCGCCAGAACATCAATACTATGGTGTCGCAGGTATACGCGGCGGTCAAGCAGACAAAATCGGCTGTTTTGTTCGGCATTTCTCCACAGGCCAATCTCCAGAATAACCGGAATATGGGCGCCGACGTTGCCACCTGGGGCAGTCGGGCCGGGTACGTGGATTATCTTTGCCCGCAGCTGTATGTCAACTCCAGCAATGCGGTAATGCCCTTTGACGCAACGGCGGTCACCTGGCGGAAGCTGGTAACGAATCCAAGCGTCAAGCTGTATTTTGGCTTGGCGTTGTACAAGGCTGACTCCAGTATGGATGGCGGCACCTGGCTGACCCCTGGCTCCGTGATGGCGTATCAGATACAGAAAAGTAGGAGCCTTGGCTCAAACGGTTTTATGCTGTATTCCGCCGCGTTTCTGGAAAACAACCAGACTGCCTCTGAAATGGCGCAGGTGAAAAAGCTGCTCAGCCTGTAA
- a CDS encoding nucleoside-diphosphate sugar epimerase/dehydratase — translation MKNKRVSLFYTLPQILLDIVCIYASYWIAFILRLDNNVPHYYIKAFQHFMPWATVICLAVFALSRFYNTMWQFASLDELLQICFATGFASVLLLVLGYTLFNPERFPFTVYVMGGILMLLFVGFSRFSFRLMRRARKKNELARQKDKEEFHRVMIIGAGETGSMIIKEMKSAPETSGIPVVAIDDNRAKRGSRIHGVKVVGGRESIVRMAARYNVDQILLAIPTSKKKDLQEILQICSKTGCQLKTVPEYSEVLENGVDTQSIRDVEITDLLGRDEITLDVDEICSYLKDKTVLVTGGGGSIGSELCRQIALFNPKKIIIFDIYENNAYDLQNELLMRFKRLNLEVLIGSVRDAGRVNHVFEVCRPDVVFHAAAHKHVPLMELSPGEAVKNNVFGTLNVARAADKYGVKRMVLISTDKAVNPTNVMGATKRICELIIQYFSRHSKTDYVAVRFGNVLGSNGSVIPLFKKQIASGGPVTVTHPDIIRYFMTIPEAARLVLQAGGMAKGGEIFVLDMGQPVKIADLARNLIRLSGYEPDVDIKIVYTGLRPGEKLYEELLLDSEGGCAKTSHELIYIGTPIPFNEGTFLSELDELRHCAGVNNILMMEIIHRLVPTYSGHAEKSDALAQQGEEETEE, via the coding sequence ATGAAAAATAAAAGGGTTAGTTTGTTTTACACGCTGCCGCAGATTCTGTTGGACATCGTGTGTATTTACGCCAGCTATTGGATTGCCTTCATTCTGCGGCTGGATAACAATGTTCCCCATTATTATATCAAGGCATTCCAGCATTTTATGCCGTGGGCGACGGTCATTTGTTTGGCAGTGTTTGCACTTTCTAGATTTTATAATACCATGTGGCAGTTCGCCAGTCTGGACGAGCTGCTCCAGATTTGCTTTGCCACGGGCTTTGCCAGTGTATTGCTGCTGGTACTGGGGTATACACTCTTTAACCCCGAGCGTTTTCCGTTTACAGTGTATGTGATGGGCGGCATTCTCATGCTGCTGTTTGTGGGTTTTTCGCGCTTTAGCTTCCGCTTGATGCGTCGCGCCAGAAAAAAGAATGAGCTGGCCAGACAAAAGGATAAAGAGGAATTTCATCGTGTTATGATCATCGGCGCGGGTGAAACCGGCTCTATGATCATCAAGGAGATGAAAAGCGCACCAGAAACCAGCGGAATTCCCGTTGTCGCGATCGATGACAACCGCGCCAAGCGCGGCAGCCGCATCCACGGTGTGAAAGTGGTGGGGGGGCGTGAGAGCATTGTCCGTATGGCGGCGCGCTATAATGTGGACCAGATTTTGCTGGCGATTCCCACCTCCAAGAAAAAGGATTTGCAGGAGATCCTCCAGATCTGCTCGAAAACCGGCTGTCAGCTAAAAACCGTACCCGAATACAGCGAGGTGCTGGAAAACGGAGTCGATACGCAGTCGATTCGCGATGTGGAGATCACCGACCTTTTGGGCCGTGATGAAATAACGCTCGATGTGGACGAGATTTGCAGCTACCTGAAGGATAAAACCGTGCTGGTAACGGGCGGCGGCGGATCAATCGGCTCAGAGCTGTGCCGGCAGATTGCGCTGTTTAATCCGAAAAAAATTATTATATTTGATATTTATGAAAATAATGCTTACGACCTGCAGAACGAGCTGCTCATGCGCTTTAAGCGCCTGAATCTCGAGGTTCTGATCGGCTCGGTGCGAGATGCCGGCCGCGTCAACCATGTATTTGAGGTCTGTCGCCCCGATGTGGTATTCCATGCGGCGGCGCATAAGCATGTGCCTCTCATGGAGCTGAGCCCCGGTGAGGCGGTGAAGAACAACGTGTTCGGCACGCTGAATGTGGCCAGAGCCGCAGACAAATACGGCGTGAAGCGTATGGTGCTGATTTCCACCGATAAGGCTGTAAACCCCACGAATGTGATGGGCGCGACGAAGCGCATCTGCGAGCTGATCATTCAGTATTTCAGCCGTCACAGCAAAACGGATTATGTGGCGGTGCGCTTTGGCAATGTATTGGGCAGCAACGGCAGCGTGATTCCGCTGTTTAAAAAGCAGATTGCGTCCGGTGGGCCGGTGACAGTTACCCACCCGGACATCATCCGCTATTTCATGACGATTCCCGAGGCGGCGCGTCTGGTGCTGCAGGCGGGCGGTATGGCAAAGGGCGGCGAAATCTTTGTGCTGGACATGGGTCAGCCGGTTAAGATCGCTGATCTGGCCCGCAACCTGATCCGTCTTTCCGGGTACGAGCCGGACGTAGATATTAAGATCGTCTACACAGGGCTGCGCCCCGGGGAAAAGCTATACGAGGAGCTTCTGCTCGACAGCGAGGGCGGCTGTGCCAAAACCTCTCACGAGCTGATCTATATCGGTACGCCAATTCCGTTTAACGAGGGTACCTTTCTCAGCGAGCTGGATGAATTGCGCCACTGCGCCGGCGTCAATAATATTCTGATGATGGAGATCATTCACCGCTTGGTGCCAACATACAGCGGCCACGCGGAAAAGAGCGATGCTCTGGCCCAGCAAGGCGAAGAGGAAACAGAAGAATAA
- a CDS encoding ABC transporter ATP-binding protein: protein MKIEHLNQKYGERAVLQDFSLELPERGTVCLFGPSACGKTTLLNCLAEILKPESGRIAGLSGKRISYVFQESRLLPWATVQENVELVLPAGQTQAALEWISRVGLLPYAGQYPRELSGGQRQRVAIARALAYGGEVLLLDEPFHALDQAAAQKMASLLQQSFPESLKLLVTHNREEAERLSDQIYFLDGPPLRVISRIEKNTQ from the coding sequence GTGAAGATCGAGCATCTGAATCAGAAGTACGGGGAGCGTGCCGTACTGCAGGATTTTTCTCTGGAACTGCCCGAGCGCGGTACGGTCTGCCTGTTCGGTCCCTCCGCGTGTGGAAAAACGACGCTTTTAAACTGCCTTGCAGAAATCCTTAAGCCTGAAAGCGGAAGAATCGCGGGCCTTTCCGGCAAACGGATTTCGTATGTATTTCAGGAAAGTCGACTTTTGCCCTGGGCAACGGTGCAGGAAAACGTGGAGCTGGTGCTGCCTGCGGGTCAGACCCAAGCGGCGCTGGAGTGGATTTCGCGCGTGGGGCTTTTGCCATATGCCGGGCAGTACCCGCGAGAGCTTTCCGGCGGTCAGCGGCAGCGGGTGGCAATCGCGCGAGCCTTGGCTTACGGCGGCGAGGTGCTGCTGCTCGATGAGCCGTTTCACGCGCTCGATCAGGCGGCAGCTCAGAAAATGGCATCACTGTTACAGCAGTCGTTCCCCGAATCGCTGAAACTCCTTGTCACCCACAACCGCGAGGAGGCCGAGCGTCTTTCCGACCAGATTTATTTTCTGGATGGACCGCCGCTGCGTGTCATTTCCCGCATAGAGAAAAACACGCAATAA
- a CDS encoding ABC transporter permease, whose protein sequence is MSRDAIGRAARAFGVAAFWLVVWQLLYQSVGQEILLVSPAQTLSRVFELSGQVDFWISAGVSLRNVAAGFVCASLLGVVLGALCSRFRFLYQLIYPLLSAIKATPVASFIILALVWLQSARVPSFIAGLIVLPIVFGNVCQGVAAADRELLEMARVFRLGRWKTLRYIYLPTIAPYLAAAFTTGIGLAWKAGVAAEVLANTRSSIGGRIYGAKIYLDTTDLFAWTAVVIVLSVMLERLLLAGIRRIPWGEGKL, encoded by the coding sequence ATGAGCCGGGATGCGATTGGCCGGGCGGCGCGCGCCTTTGGCGTAGCGGCGTTCTGGCTTGTGGTTTGGCAGCTGTTATATCAAAGTGTAGGACAGGAGATCCTTCTGGTATCTCCTGCCCAAACTTTATCCCGTGTTTTTGAGTTGTCGGGTCAGGTGGATTTCTGGATTTCTGCCGGAGTGTCGCTGCGCAACGTGGCGGCCGGATTTGTATGCGCGTCTCTCCTGGGGGTCGTGCTGGGGGCGCTTTGCAGCCGGTTTCGCTTTCTGTATCAGCTCATTTACCCGCTGCTTAGCGCGATAAAGGCAACTCCGGTGGCTTCGTTTATTATCCTCGCGCTCGTGTGGCTGCAGTCGGCCAGGGTTCCGTCGTTTATCGCGGGGCTGATTGTTCTGCCCATCGTGTTCGGCAACGTTTGCCAGGGTGTGGCGGCGGCTGACCGCGAGCTGCTGGAAATGGCACGTGTGTTCCGCCTTGGGCGGTGGAAAACGCTGCGGTACATTTATCTGCCGACAATTGCGCCGTATCTTGCGGCAGCCTTTACCACCGGAATTGGTTTGGCGTGGAAAGCGGGCGTGGCGGCAGAGGTTCTGGCCAACACCAGAAGTTCCATCGGGGGCCGGATTTACGGCGCAAAGATATATCTGGATACCACCGATCTGTTTGCATGGACAGCGGTGGTCATTGTGCTGAGCGTGATGCTGGAGCGGCTGCTGCTGGCCGGAATCCGCCGCATACCCTGGGGGGAGGGAAAGCTGTGA
- a CDS encoding ABC transporter substrate-binding protein → MELIKKIAALVLSTALLAASAGCASKPAASSSAAEAPQSSAASAAEKTQMRVGVLKGPTGLGMLQVMENNDQKTAANNYTFTVAGSPDEVVAKLISGELDAAAVPTNLAATLYNKTKGGVQLAAINTLGILYLVTSDESIKSVADLKGKTVTSSGQGAVPEYALDYILTANGIKGDVKVDYLAEHSEVASQLLAGKITAAVLPEPFVTQVTAKNAKLKSALDLTKEWGKAVEKADQGSSVLTMGALVVRSEFVKQNQAAFDSFLSEYQKSVEYVNQNPQPAGTLSEKYDIMPAAVAQKAIPNCNIVFIAGNDMRVKAEDFLKVLYDYNPKSIGGVFPKDDFYYLNTAG, encoded by the coding sequence ATGGAACTGATCAAAAAAATTGCGGCACTGGTACTGTCTACGGCGCTTCTGGCAGCCTCTGCCGGCTGCGCGAGCAAACCCGCCGCTTCTTCCTCCGCGGCCGAAGCACCGCAGAGCAGCGCGGCGTCTGCCGCAGAGAAAACGCAAATGCGTGTTGGCGTGCTGAAAGGGCCTACAGGCCTCGGTATGCTTCAGGTGATGGAGAATAACGACCAAAAGACCGCCGCGAACAATTACACCTTTACCGTGGCGGGCAGCCCCGATGAGGTTGTAGCCAAGCTGATTTCCGGCGAGCTGGACGCGGCTGCGGTTCCTACCAATCTGGCGGCGACCCTGTACAACAAAACAAAGGGCGGAGTGCAGCTTGCCGCAATCAACACACTGGGCATTTTGTATCTGGTTACCAGCGATGAGAGCATTAAGAGCGTCGCGGACCTGAAGGGCAAAACCGTTACTTCCTCCGGTCAGGGTGCAGTGCCGGAATACGCGCTGGATTATATCCTGACAGCAAATGGAATTAAGGGTGACGTGAAGGTTGACTACCTTGCCGAGCACAGCGAGGTAGCGTCGCAGCTTCTTGCAGGTAAAATAACCGCCGCGGTTCTGCCTGAGCCCTTTGTGACTCAGGTGACCGCCAAGAACGCGAAGCTAAAGTCTGCGCTGGACCTGACAAAGGAGTGGGGAAAAGCCGTTGAGAAGGCCGATCAGGGCTCAAGCGTTCTCACGATGGGCGCTCTCGTCGTGCGCAGCGAGTTTGTGAAGCAGAATCAGGCCGCCTTCGACAGCTTCCTGTCTGAATACCAGAAATCTGTGGAGTATGTGAATCAAAATCCGCAGCCCGCAGGTACTTTGTCTGAAAAATATGATATTATGCCTGCGGCGGTCGCACAGAAGGCGATTCCGAATTGCAATATCGTTTTTATTGCCGGAAATGATATGCGGGTGAAAGCAGAGGATTTTCTCAAGGTGCTTTACGATTATAATCCCAAATCCATCGGCGGCGTGTTCCCGAAGGATGACTTTTATTACCTGAATACAGCCGGATGA
- a CDS encoding CD1247 N-terminal domain-containing protein: MTNTEKVAYIRGLTEGLELDTDKKEVKVINAIIDLLDDIALTLADIEADHEELADQLDAVDEDLGTLEDDFYGDEDDDEDYDADDDDCYYEVTCPACNETLCLTEDIINEGHIDCPNCGENLEFDLESLADEEEEGCSCGCEHH; this comes from the coding sequence ATGACCAACACAGAGAAAGTAGCTTACATCCGCGGCCTGACCGAAGGACTTGAGCTGGACACGGACAAAAAAGAGGTTAAGGTAATCAATGCGATTATTGATTTGCTGGATGATATTGCGCTGACACTGGCGGATATCGAAGCAGATCACGAAGAGCTGGCGGATCAGCTCGATGCTGTTGACGAGGATCTTGGTACGCTGGAGGATGATTTCTACGGCGACGAGGATGACGACGAGGATTATGATGCTGATGACGATGATTGCTATTACGAAGTAACCTGCCCGGCCTGTAACGAAACGCTGTGCCTGACAGAGGACATCATCAATGAAGGCCACATCGACTGCCCGAACTGCGGTGAAAACCTGGAGTTCGATCTTGAGAGCCTGGCAGACGAAGAAGAAGAGGGATGCAGCTGCGGCTGTGAGCATCACTAA
- the efp gene encoding elongation factor P — protein MISAGDFRNGVTFEMDGNVVSIIEFQHVKPGKGAAFVRTKIRNVITGAVTERTFNPNDKYPSAFVERKDMQYLYSDGDLYYFMDNESYEQIPINKSVLGDNFRFVKENMECKVLSYKGNVFGVEPPNFVELQITETDPGFKGDTATNATKPATLETGAVIRVPLFIDEGEMIRIDTRTGEYMERA, from the coding sequence ATGATATCAGCAGGCGATTTTCGCAATGGCGTGACCTTTGAAATGGACGGCAACGTTGTGTCCATTATAGAATTCCAGCACGTCAAGCCGGGAAAAGGCGCGGCGTTTGTCCGTACCAAAATTAGAAATGTAATTACCGGCGCTGTGACAGAAAGAACCTTTAACCCCAATGATAAATACCCGTCCGCCTTTGTGGAACGCAAGGACATGCAGTACCTGTACAGTGACGGCGATCTGTATTATTTCATGGACAATGAATCATACGAGCAGATTCCGATCAACAAGTCTGTTTTGGGTGATAACTTCCGCTTTGTAAAAGAGAATATGGAGTGCAAGGTGCTGTCTTACAAAGGGAATGTGTTTGGGGTAGAGCCGCCCAACTTTGTTGAGCTGCAGATCACCGAAACAGATCCCGGCTTTAAGGGCGATACCGCTACTAACGCCACCAAGCCTGCTACACTGGAAACCGGCGCAGTCATCCGCGTGCCGCTGTTTATCGACGAGGGAGAAATGATTCGCATCGATACCAGAACTGGTGAATATATGGAGCGTGCATAA
- a CDS encoding flagellar brake protein, whose protein sequence is MRSSYINPGDKVSISVIVSDGPKRSYMSYIDTITDEQTLLIYTPIFKGQVIRLSTYEDYEFIFYAQTGLYRADGKVVANLVENNVAIVKIQIGRLESIQRREFYRVNTTFEFTYTRPMLGADEAGNLPLYPATAENLSGGGMCFLSPTLLSEEEPVYCTLPLKDQTITVEAVVLHTDSPDDSREIYGMYEYRARFYFPEKRDQEAVMQFVFAKQREILLRRKMQFESVDSVDDRSQGSSRRR, encoded by the coding sequence ATGAGATCATCTTATATCAACCCCGGTGATAAAGTAAGCATTAGTGTTATCGTCAGCGACGGTCCCAAACGTTCTTACATGAGTTATATCGACACCATTACGGATGAGCAGACCCTTCTCATTTACACCCCGATTTTCAAAGGGCAGGTCATTCGGCTTTCTACATATGAGGACTATGAATTTATTTTTTATGCTCAAACCGGGCTTTACCGCGCGGACGGTAAGGTTGTGGCCAATCTGGTGGAAAACAACGTGGCGATCGTGAAAATCCAGATTGGCCGACTGGAATCAATTCAGCGCCGCGAATTTTACCGGGTGAACACAACCTTTGAGTTTACCTATACGCGCCCCATGCTCGGAGCTGACGAAGCAGGAAATCTTCCCCTGTACCCCGCAACGGCCGAGAACCTCAGCGGAGGCGGAATGTGCTTTCTTTCCCCTACTCTTCTTTCGGAGGAGGAGCCTGTTTACTGCACCCTGCCGCTGAAAGACCAGACAATTACCGTTGAGGCCGTTGTGCTGCACACCGATTCGCCGGATGATTCCAGAGAGATATATGGAATGTATGAATACCGGGCTCGATTCTATTTTCCCGAAAAACGCGATCAGGAAGCAGTCATGCAGTTTGTGTTTGCCAAGCAGCGTGAAATTCTGCTTCGGCGCAAAATGCAGTTTGAATCCGTGGATTCCGTCGATGACAGAAGTCAGGGTTCTTCACGCCGGCGATAA
- the pta gene encoding phosphate acetyltransferase: MFEELIAQLKGKNRRLVFTEGSEPRILSAAARLHQQGIVVPVLLGDPAEIKAAAKEGGFDIEGIEIVDPANFEKFNEMVDKMVELRKGKMDADACRAALSKSNYFGTMLVKIGYVDCLLGGATYSTADTVRPALQLIKTKPGNKIVSSCFIMLREQDGKEEKYAMGDCAINISPNEDELVEITVETVRTARLFGIDPKVALLSFSTFGSAKGDSVTLMQNATAKVKALNPDFPVDGELQFDAAFSPAVAKTKAKGSPVAGQANTFIFPDVDAGNIGYKIGQRLGGFEAYGPLLQGLNAPINDLSRGCNAEEVYKMAIITAAQK, encoded by the coding sequence ATGTTTGAAGAGCTGATTGCACAGCTGAAGGGCAAGAACAGAAGGCTTGTGTTTACCGAAGGTTCGGAACCCAGGATTCTGAGTGCGGCCGCTCGTCTTCATCAGCAGGGGATTGTCGTGCCGGTGCTGCTTGGCGACCCGGCGGAGATTAAGGCCGCCGCAAAAGAAGGCGGATTTGATATTGAGGGGATTGAGATTGTAGATCCCGCCAATTTCGAAAAGTTTAATGAAATGGTTGACAAGATGGTTGAGCTGAGAAAAGGGAAGATGGATGCCGACGCTTGCCGCGCTGCGCTTTCCAAATCCAACTATTTCGGCACCATGCTGGTAAAGATCGGCTATGTGGATTGCCTCCTCGGCGGCGCCACCTACTCCACGGCAGATACGGTTCGCCCCGCTTTGCAGCTGATTAAAACAAAGCCCGGCAACAAGATTGTTTCCAGCTGCTTTATTATGCTGAGAGAGCAGGACGGAAAAGAAGAAAAATATGCGATGGGTGACTGCGCGATCAACATCTCCCCGAATGAGGATGAACTGGTCGAGATCACGGTGGAAACGGTTCGCACTGCCCGCCTGTTTGGCATCGACCCGAAGGTTGCTCTGCTTTCCTTCAGCACCTTTGGCTCCGCCAAGGGCGACTCTGTCACGCTGATGCAAAACGCAACCGCAAAGGTAAAGGCTCTGAACCCCGATTTCCCGGTGGATGGAGAGCTGCAGTTTGACGCGGCGTTCTCTCCCGCGGTTGCAAAAACCAAGGCGAAGGGAAGCCCTGTTGCAGGCCAGGCCAACACCTTTATTTTCCCCGACGTGGATGCCGGCAACATCGGCTACAAGATTGGCCAGCGCTTGGGCGGCTTTGAGGCTTACGGCCCGCTGCTGCAGGGTCTGAACGCTCCGATCAACGATTTGTCCAGAGGCTGCAACGCCGAGGAAGTGTACAAGATGGCGATTATCACTGCTGCGCAGAAGTAA